The Pseudomonas parafulva genome window below encodes:
- a CDS encoding transporter associated domain-containing protein, with protein sequence MNTLPYAPLLGTLTLALLWSALFSAVDAARQHLLGQPRHNDMPAPALPAQALVLCASLGRLLVLGLACLIGQRHSGEQGFWLGGLGATLALLVLAEYLPRRLARRNPQAFVSLGASLLKLPLTLLQPLACLLDGMAKLILRPFRVQPAAVALHPQDEERFDEHEPHEAPRQGLAEGLQALDKITVNDILVPRNEVDGINLDDPLEQIVRQLIVSRHTRLPVYHNDINQVEAILNTKLISHLLASAELTLESLKSACYDPYFVPESTPLHLQLLNFHKQQRRMGVVVDEYGEVLGLVTLEDILEEIVGEFEEEQGLDNPHIHPQVDGRFVIDGTASLRELNRSLGWHLPCDGGPKTLNGLVTEALESIPPSAVCLKIGRYRLEILEIEDNCASKVLVWAVTR encoded by the coding sequence ATGAACACTCTGCCGTATGCCCCTCTGCTCGGCACCCTGACACTGGCGCTGCTGTGGTCGGCGCTGTTCAGCGCCGTCGACGCCGCCCGCCAGCACCTGCTTGGCCAGCCCCGCCACAACGACATGCCAGCCCCTGCCCTGCCCGCCCAGGCCTTGGTGCTATGCGCCAGCCTGGGCCGATTGCTGGTCCTGGGCCTGGCCTGCCTGATCGGCCAGCGCCATAGCGGCGAGCAAGGGTTTTGGCTGGGCGGACTCGGCGCCACGCTGGCGCTGCTGGTGCTGGCCGAGTACCTGCCGCGCCGCCTGGCCCGGCGTAACCCCCAAGCCTTCGTCAGCCTCGGCGCCAGCCTGCTGAAACTGCCACTGACGCTGCTGCAGCCACTGGCCTGCCTGCTCGACGGGATGGCCAAGCTCATTTTGCGCCCGTTCCGCGTACAGCCTGCCGCCGTCGCCCTGCACCCACAGGACGAGGAGCGTTTCGACGAACACGAGCCCCACGAAGCACCCCGCCAGGGCCTGGCCGAGGGCTTGCAAGCGTTGGACAAGATCACTGTCAACGACATCCTGGTGCCACGCAACGAAGTCGATGGCATCAACCTCGACGACCCGCTCGAACAGATCGTCCGGCAATTGATTGTCAGCCGCCACACGCGGCTGCCGGTCTATCACAACGACATCAATCAGGTCGAAGCCATCCTCAACACCAAGCTCATCAGTCACTTGCTGGCCAGCGCCGAGCTGACCCTGGAGAGCCTGAAGAGCGCCTGCTACGACCCCTATTTCGTCCCCGAAAGCACGCCTCTGCATCTGCAATTGCTGAATTTCCACAAGCAGCAACGGCGCATGGGTGTGGTGGTGGACGAATATGGCGAGGTGCTGGGCCTGGTGACGCTCGAAGACATCCTCGAAGAAATCGTCGGCGAGTTCGAGGAAGAGCAGGGCCTGGACAATCCGCACATTCACCCGCAGGTCGATGGCCGCTTCGTCATCGATGGCACCGCTTCGTTGCGCGAGCTCAACCGCAGTCTCGGCTGGCACCTGCCCTGCGACGGCGGCCCGAAAACCCTCAACGGCCTGGTCACCGAAGCCCTGGAAAGCATTCCCCCCAGCGCGGTCTGCCTGAAGATCGGTCGCTATCGCCTGGAGATCCTCGAAATCGAGGACAACTGTGCCAGCAAGGTGCTGGTCTGGGCCGTCACTCGCTAG
- the purT gene encoding formate-dependent phosphoribosylglycinamide formyltransferase, which translates to MTRIGTPLSPTATRVLLCGCGELGKEVVIELQRLGVEVIAVDRYANAPAMQVAHRSHVINMLDGVALRAVIEAEKPHYIVPEIEAIATATLVELENEGFNVVPTARATQLTMNREGIRRLAAEELELPTSPYHFADTYEDFATGVADVGYPCVVKPVMSSSGKGQSLLRSDADLQKAWDYAQEGGRAGKGRVIVEGFIDFEYEITLLTVRHVGGTTFLAPVGHRQEKGDYQESWQPQAMSPKALAESQRVAQAVTDALGGRGLFGVELFVKGDQVWFSEVSPRPHDTGLVTLISQDLSQFALHARAILGLPIPVVRQFGPSASAVILPEGQSQQTAFANLGAALSEPDTAIRLFGKPEINGTRRMGVCLARDESIEAARAKATRAAQAVHVDF; encoded by the coding sequence ATGACCCGTATCGGAACCCCATTGTCGCCCACCGCGACCCGCGTACTGCTGTGTGGCTGCGGCGAGCTGGGCAAGGAAGTGGTGATCGAGCTGCAGCGCCTGGGCGTCGAAGTGATTGCCGTGGACCGTTACGCCAATGCGCCGGCCATGCAGGTGGCCCACCGTAGCCACGTGATCAACATGCTCGATGGCGTCGCCCTGCGCGCTGTGATCGAAGCGGAAAAACCGCATTACATCGTGCCGGAGATCGAAGCCATCGCCACGGCCACGCTGGTGGAGCTGGAAAACGAAGGCTTCAACGTGGTGCCGACGGCCCGCGCCACCCAGTTGACCATGAACCGCGAAGGCATCCGCCGCCTGGCCGCCGAAGAGCTGGAGTTGCCGACCTCGCCGTATCACTTCGCCGACACCTATGAAGACTTCGCCACGGGCGTGGCCGATGTGGGCTATCCGTGCGTGGTCAAGCCGGTCATGAGCTCGTCGGGCAAAGGCCAGAGCTTGCTGCGTAGCGATGCCGACCTGCAGAAAGCTTGGGATTACGCCCAAGAGGGCGGCCGTGCCGGCAAGGGCCGGGTAATCGTCGAGGGCTTCATCGATTTCGAGTATGAAATTACCCTGCTGACTGTCCGACACGTCGGCGGGACCACGTTCCTCGCGCCAGTCGGCCACCGTCAGGAGAAGGGCGACTATCAGGAGTCCTGGCAGCCCCAGGCCATGAGCCCGAAGGCCTTGGCCGAGTCGCAGCGCGTAGCGCAGGCGGTCACCGATGCGCTGGGCGGTCGTGGTCTGTTCGGGGTCGAGCTGTTCGTCAAGGGCGATCAGGTGTGGTTCAGCGAAGTGTCGCCGCGCCCTCACGACACCGGCCTGGTCACTCTGATTTCCCAGGATTTGTCGCAGTTCGCCCTGCATGCTCGCGCTATCCTGGGCCTGCCAATTCCGGTGGTCCGCCAGTTCGGCCCGTCGGCCTCGGCGGTGATCCTGCCGGAAGGTCAGTCGCAGCAGACCGCGTTCGCCAACCTCGGCGCCGCGCTGAGCGAGCCCGACACCGCCATTCGTCTGTTCGGCAAGCCGGAAATCAACGGCACTCGACGCATGGGCGTGTGTCTGGCACGCGACGAGTCGATCGAAGCCGCCCGCGCCAAGGCCACCCGCGCCGCCCAGGCAGTCCACGTCGACTTTTAA
- a CDS encoding MFS transporter, whose translation MTTSSTYAEPASATPVNSPARVATASFIGTAIEFYDFYVYATAAALVIGPVFFPSGSGTAQMLAAFLTFGIAFLARPLGSALFGHFGDRIGRKSTLVASLLLMGVSTTLIGVLPGYDSIGVWAPIILCVLRFGQGLGLGGEWGGAALLATENAPEGKRAWFGMFPQLGPSIGFLAANGLFLTLALLLSDEQFREWGWRIPFLLSAALVLVGLYVRLKLEESPVFAKAVARHERVKMPVVDLFTHHWRPTLLGAAAMVVCYALFYISTVFSLSYGVSTLGYSRETFLGLLCFAVVFMALATPLSAWLSDRYGRKPVLVVGGLLAIASGFTMEPLLTSGSTTGVALFLALELFLMGVTFAPMGALLPELFPTHVRYTGASAAYNLGGIVGASAAPFFAQKLVSLGGLSWVGGYVSAAALISVIAVLCLKETRQTQL comes from the coding sequence ATGACAACCAGCAGCACCTACGCCGAGCCTGCCTCGGCGACTCCGGTCAATTCACCTGCCCGCGTGGCGACCGCCAGCTTCATCGGCACCGCCATCGAGTTCTACGATTTCTACGTCTATGCGACTGCCGCGGCACTGGTCATCGGCCCGGTATTCTTCCCCTCAGGCTCAGGCACCGCGCAGATGCTGGCGGCCTTTCTCACCTTCGGCATCGCCTTTCTCGCCCGCCCGCTGGGCTCGGCCCTGTTCGGCCACTTCGGCGATCGTATCGGGCGCAAGTCGACGCTGGTGGCCTCGCTGCTGCTGATGGGCGTATCGACCACCCTGATCGGCGTGCTGCCTGGCTACGACAGCATCGGCGTGTGGGCACCGATCATCCTCTGTGTACTGCGCTTCGGCCAGGGCCTGGGGCTGGGCGGGGAATGGGGCGGGGCGGCGCTGCTGGCCACCGAGAATGCGCCTGAAGGCAAGCGCGCCTGGTTCGGCATGTTTCCCCAGCTCGGGCCGTCGATCGGTTTCCTGGCCGCCAATGGCCTGTTCCTGACACTGGCCTTGCTGCTCAGCGACGAGCAATTCCGTGAATGGGGCTGGCGCATTCCCTTCCTGCTCAGCGCGGCGCTGGTGCTGGTCGGTCTCTATGTGCGACTCAAGCTCGAGGAAAGCCCGGTGTTCGCCAAGGCCGTGGCGCGTCACGAGCGGGTGAAGATGCCGGTGGTCGACCTGTTCACCCACCACTGGCGCCCCACCCTGCTCGGCGCGGCGGCGATGGTGGTGTGCTACGCACTGTTCTACATCTCCACGGTGTTCTCGCTCAGCTATGGCGTCTCGACGCTGGGCTACAGCCGCGAGACCTTCCTCGGCCTGCTGTGCTTCGCCGTGGTGTTCATGGCCCTGGCCACGCCGCTGTCGGCCTGGCTCAGCGACCGCTACGGGCGCAAGCCAGTGCTGGTGGTCGGCGGACTGCTGGCGATCGCGTCGGGTTTCACCATGGAGCCGCTGCTGACCTCTGGCTCCACGACCGGCGTGGCGCTGTTCCTGGCCCTCGAGCTGTTCCTGATGGGCGTGACCTTCGCACCGATGGGGGCCTTGCTGCCAGAGCTGTTCCCCACCCACGTGCGCTACACCGGCGCCTCGGCGGCCTACAACCTGGGCGGCATCGTCGGCGCCTCGGCCGCGCCATTCTTCGCCCAGAAGCTGGTGAGCCTGGGTGGATTGAGTTGGGTAGGCGGGTATGTGTCGGCAGCCGCGCTCATCAGCGTGATCGCGGTACTGTGCCTGAAGGAGACCCGGCAGACGCAGCTTTAA
- a CDS encoding gamma carbonic anhydrase family protein produces the protein MKYRLGDLRVEAHPSSWAAPTATLIGKVRLQARASVWFGAVLRGDNELIDIGEDSNVQDGTVMHTDLGSPLTLGKGVTIGHNAMLHGCSVGDYSLIGINAVILNGARIGRYCIIGANALIPEGKEIPDGSLVMGSPGKVVRELTEQQKRMLEASAAHYVHNAERYGRELVLDED, from the coding sequence ATGAAATACCGCCTGGGCGACCTGCGCGTCGAAGCCCATCCCAGCAGTTGGGCCGCGCCCACCGCCACGTTGATCGGCAAGGTGCGCCTGCAGGCGCGGGCCAGTGTCTGGTTCGGCGCCGTGCTGCGTGGCGACAACGAGTTGATCGACATCGGCGAGGACAGCAACGTCCAGGACGGCACGGTGATGCACACCGACCTGGGCTCGCCGCTGACCCTGGGCAAGGGCGTGACCATCGGCCATAACGCCATGCTGCATGGCTGCAGCGTCGGCGACTACAGTCTGATCGGCATCAACGCGGTGATTCTCAATGGCGCGCGTATCGGTCGATACTGCATCATCGGCGCCAACGCACTCATCCCCGAGGGCAAGGAAATTCCCGACGGCTCGCTGGTGATGGGCTCGCCGGGCAAGGTGGTGCGCGAGCTCACCGAGCAGCAGAAGCGCATGCTCGAGGCCAGCGCTGCGCATTACGTGCACAACGCCGAGCGTTATGGGCGCGAGTTGGTGCTCGATGAAGACTGA
- a CDS encoding DUF1289 domain-containing protein yields the protein MKTDERPVGSPCVNVCALDEQDICTGCQRTVEEISQWTRLDNDQRRAVLVRCHERALAAGLVIG from the coding sequence ATGAAGACTGACGAGCGGCCGGTCGGCTCACCCTGCGTCAACGTCTGCGCCCTGGACGAGCAGGACATTTGCACGGGTTGCCAGCGTACCGTGGAGGAAATCAGCCAATGGACACGCCTGGACAACGACCAGCGCCGGGCAGTGCTGGTGCGTTGTCACGAGCGGGCGCTGGCGGCGGGCCTGGTCATCGGTTGA
- a CDS encoding NUDIX hydrolase has product MKFCSACGNPVIQQIPEGDSRLRYVCPACHTIHYQNPNIVAGVLPTWGTQVLLCRRAIEPRRGFWTLPAGFMENGETLDQAARRETVEEACARVGPATLYQLFDLPHINQVHVFFRAELADLDFAVGVESLEVRLFEEHEIPWDALAFRTVSRTLECYYRDRIRQHFPLGHESLPPMLVSSSN; this is encoded by the coding sequence ATGAAATTCTGCAGTGCGTGCGGCAACCCGGTCATTCAACAGATTCCCGAGGGCGACAGCCGGCTGCGCTATGTTTGCCCGGCCTGTCACACCATTCATTACCAGAACCCCAACATCGTCGCCGGGGTGCTGCCGACCTGGGGCACGCAGGTGCTGCTGTGCCGCCGCGCCATCGAACCGCGTCGCGGCTTCTGGACCTTGCCGGCCGGCTTCATGGAAAACGGCGAGACGCTCGATCAGGCCGCCCGTCGCGAAACCGTCGAGGAAGCTTGCGCGCGGGTCGGCCCGGCTACCCTCTATCAGTTGTTCGACTTGCCGCACATCAACCAGGTGCATGTGTTCTTCCGCGCCGAACTGGCCGACCTGGATTTCGCCGTCGGCGTCGAGAGCCTTGAGGTGCGACTGTTCGAGGAACACGAAATCCCCTGGGACGCGCTGGCTTTTCGCACCGTGAGCAGGACACTAGAATGCTACTATCGCGACCGCATCAGGCAGCATTTCCCCTTGGGGCATGAATCGCTGCCGCCGATGCTGGTGTCGTCGTCCAACTAG
- a CDS encoding CoA pyrophosphatase: MLDELLRRMSNHIPVPLEADRRFPEAAVLLPITRSEEPELVLTLRAQGLSTHGGEVAFPGGRRDPEDPDLVFTALREAEEEIGLPPGLVEVLGPLSPLVSLHGLKVTPFVGVIPDYVEYRANDAEIAAVFTVPLSFFRQDPRDHTHRIDYQGRSWYVPSYRYGDYKIWGLSAIMIVELVNLLFDAGISLHRPPERFIEH, translated from the coding sequence ATGCTGGACGAGCTTCTTCGCCGTATGAGCAACCATATCCCCGTGCCCCTGGAGGCGGACCGCCGTTTTCCGGAGGCGGCGGTGCTGTTGCCCATCACCCGCAGCGAAGAGCCCGAGCTGGTCCTGACCTTGCGCGCCCAGGGCCTGTCGACCCATGGCGGCGAAGTGGCCTTTCCGGGTGGAAGGCGCGATCCCGAGGACCCTGACCTGGTCTTCACCGCCTTGCGTGAGGCCGAAGAAGAAATCGGCCTGCCGCCCGGCTTGGTGGAAGTGCTCGGTCCGCTGAGCCCGCTGGTTTCCCTGCATGGCTTGAAGGTAACGCCGTTCGTCGGCGTGATTCCGGATTACGTCGAATACCGCGCCAACGATGCCGAGATCGCTGCGGTGTTCACGGTGCCGCTGTCGTTCTTTCGCCAGGACCCTCGCGATCACACCCACCGTATCGACTACCAGGGCCGCAGTTGGTACGTGCCCAGCTACCGCTATGGCGACTACAAGATCTGGGGCTTGTCGGCGATCATGATCGTCGAGCTGGTCAACCTGCTGTTCGACGCGGGCATCAGCTTGCACCGGCCGCCCGAGCGTTTCATCGAGCACTGA
- a CDS encoding cytochrome C assembly family protein: MLSSPSLIPNLIAAILYIAATVHQGTRLAQGNKADKRLLGLLGVVAVLAQGSALFFQLLTPLGLSLDFFSAASLIATAVIALTLLACLSIPVENLLVLLFPLGAITALLSQFAPAGTVPLVNEEPGILAHILLSILAYGLFTIAVVQSLLLLLQDHQLKHKHPSGLIRNFPPLQTMESLLFGFLWAGWILLSLSLISGWLFLDNLFAQHLVHKTSLSCLAWIVFSVLLWGRTRLGWRGHKAIRWTLAGFCLLMLAYFGSKLVREFILHI; the protein is encoded by the coding sequence ATGCTCTCCTCACCCAGCCTCATCCCCAACCTGATCGCAGCCATTCTCTACATCGCAGCGACCGTCCATCAGGGCACGCGCCTGGCACAGGGCAACAAAGCGGACAAACGGCTGCTCGGCTTGCTGGGCGTGGTCGCCGTGCTTGCCCAAGGCAGCGCCTTGTTCTTCCAGTTGCTCACCCCGCTGGGGCTGAGCCTCGACTTCTTCAGTGCGGCCAGCCTGATCGCCACGGCGGTCATCGCACTCACCTTGCTGGCTTGCCTGAGCATTCCGGTGGAGAACCTGCTGGTCCTGCTGTTCCCGCTCGGCGCCATCACTGCGTTGCTGTCGCAGTTCGCGCCGGCCGGTACGGTGCCACTGGTCAACGAAGAGCCCGGCATCCTCGCGCACATCCTGTTGTCGATCCTCGCCTACGGCCTGTTCACCATCGCCGTGGTGCAGTCGCTGCTGTTGCTGTTGCAGGATCACCAGCTCAAGCACAAGCACCCCTCCGGACTGATCCGTAACTTCCCGCCGCTGCAGACCATGGAAAGCCTGCTGTTTGGCTTCCTCTGGGCCGGGTGGATCTTGCTGTCGCTGTCGCTGATTTCCGGCTGGCTGTTCCTGGACAACCTGTTCGCCCAGCACCTGGTGCACAAGACCTCGTTGTCGTGCCTGGCGTGGATCGTGTTCAGCGTGCTGCTGTGGGGACGCACCCGCCTGGGCTGGCGCGGACACAAGGCAATCCGCTGGACGCTGGCCGGTTTCTGCCTGCTGATGCTGGCCTATTTCGGCAGCAAGCTGGTTCGCGAATTCATTCTGCACATCTGA
- a CDS encoding VUT family protein, whose amino-acid sequence MFYLIAYISSVVLINYAFSSAPHLDVIWSAWGGLVFILRDMVQTRFGHGALIAMLAALVLSYATSEPAIALASATAFFVSELIDWLVFSITRRPLRDRLWLSSALSIPVDTFIFFGMIGALTPAVIGTAMASKFAGVTAVWLIMAWRARRLLAAG is encoded by the coding sequence ATGTTCTATCTCATCGCCTATATCAGCAGCGTGGTGCTGATCAACTACGCCTTCTCCAGTGCGCCGCACCTGGACGTGATCTGGTCCGCCTGGGGCGGGCTGGTGTTCATCCTGCGCGACATGGTCCAGACCCGCTTCGGCCATGGCGCCCTGATCGCCATGCTGGCCGCGCTGGTGCTGTCCTACGCCACCTCCGAACCGGCCATCGCCCTGGCCAGTGCCACGGCGTTCTTCGTGTCCGAGCTGATCGACTGGCTGGTGTTCAGCATCACCCGCAGGCCCCTGCGCGATCGCCTGTGGCTGAGCTCGGCCCTGAGCATTCCGGTGGACACCTTCATCTTCTTCGGCATGATCGGTGCGCTTACCCCAGCGGTGATCGGCACGGCCATGGCCTCAAAGTTCGCCGGGGTGACCGCAGTCTGGCTGATCATGGCCTGGCGTGCTCGCCGCTTGCTGGCAGCCGGTTGA